The following coding sequences lie in one Rutidosis leptorrhynchoides isolate AG116_Rl617_1_P2 chromosome 4, CSIRO_AGI_Rlap_v1, whole genome shotgun sequence genomic window:
- the LOC139839829 gene encoding dicer-like protein 4 isoform X3, with the protein MRCRMIDPKKDICIFLAPTVALVEQQAKVIEDSLDVKVGIFCGSSKMKGHHDWEKALEQFEVLVMTPQILLHNLSHCCIKIEQIALLIFDECHYAQLESNHPYAEIMKIFYKPGLAKLPRIFGMTASPVFGKGASLESLQSLLHAKVEPGSREELDQYVSSPKFNVYYYGTSTNSFLETYGIYCRKLETIKLECMPELLKNIEDHTVSQNTKKALNRRHGSIEFCLENLGLWGALQACQISLKGDLFEQNAVFEEEEQCDSYDDVLCGNYLSSVSNYFASVCKIANGTEADLSCFDTLGVPFISLKLLRLVDVLSNFRAQPDMKCIIFVNRIITARTLARVLKQLRILSAWRCSYLVGVHSSVKSMSRKTTNAILEKFRSGELNLLVATRVGEEGLDIQTCCLVIRFDLPETVASYIQSRGRARMPQSEYAFLVNRANDKELKLVENFQKEETQMNNEISSRTSTVECVEFKEKTYKVDSTGAIISSTSSVSLLHRYCSKLPHDEFFNPKPRLYYTNHDEGIFCSIVLPANAPIHEILGLPQPSMEEAKKDACLRACQQLHELGALTHYLLPDDEVDDENQDFSDSDSDDEENSRRELHEMRVPSALREPWIKEEHKKFVLNSYFIKFTPSPADRDYQDFGLFIKARIPQEAEKMKLDLHLARGRSVLTEIVPCGVSEFIDNEIVLAEKFQEMWLKAIIDKSELTMDYVRLGKDDVSNIASTFYLLLPVIVNEHQKSISVDWNLITKCLSSPIFKNPEDIVQTSYMNNCLHLANGPTQINDILHSFVYVPCKDTFFFVSEFLPDRNSFSVFKDDKSYINHFAEVFQIILLHPNQPLLKVKQLFRLDNLLRKRGSSEPREKEEHFVELPPEMCVLKIIGFSKEIGSALSLLPSVIHRLESFLVAIELRHRLSASFSEGSEVSVDRILEALTTERCNERFSLERLEVLGDAFLKFAVGRHLFLLNHALDEGQLTRKRSNMVNNSHLFKLAVFNNLHVYIRDQPFEPSHFYPFGRRCSVICNDNTRLNIHSSHESNLKTGANMEVRCNKGHHWLQKKTVADIVEALVGAFIVDSGFKAAIAFLKWIGIPVDFKDSHVANMCASSTDFISLSAQIDIPTLEGLLGYQFQHKGLLLQAFLHPSYHNNCGGCYQRLEFLGDAVLDYLITSYLYSVYPNLKPGQLTDLRSLSVNNNSFAGIAVNRSFYKFMLCDSSNLIQSMNKYAEFFKTCSSKDGLVETVPCPKALGDLVESCVGAILLDSGFNLDLVWKIMISFLDPVMKFSALQLNPIRELQELCQFYNWELTFPSVKKDKTFTVEAIVDGKEVCESACASNFNKKTAKRIACQKLYLSLKEKGYKTKMKSLEEVLEVSQKMEAKLIGYDETPTDVVVSLANQLKDVNATELRSVSRKAHAGSENSIQSCSGVRRMVQPMPECSSSNGSANSNLQAPAGLSDALRKSSAKSHLYEICAVNCWKPPLFECFDEIGPAHLKQFAFRVSMTIEEASNTVLECIGDHRAKKKDAAEFAAHGLIWYLKQNGYLQK; encoded by the exons GTTGAACCGGGATCGAGAGAAGAGCTAGACCAATATGTGTCATCGCCCAAATTTAATGTTTACTATTATGGTACCTCCACAAACAGTTTTCTTGAGACGTATGGAATTTATTGTCGGAAACTTGAAACTATTAAGCTCGAG TGTATGCCTGAATTGCTCAAGAATATCGAGGATCATACTGTTTCTCAGAACACCAAAAAGGCACTTAATCGTCGTCATGGAAGTATAGAGTTTTGCTTGGAAAATCTTGGCCTTTGGGGAGCATTGCAA GCTTGCCAGATCTCGTTAAAAGGTGACCTATTTGAGCaaaatgcagtttttgaagaagAAGAGCAATGTGACAGTTATGACGATGTTCTGTGTGGCAATTATCTATCGTCAGTTTCTAACTACTTTGCTAGCGTATGCAAAATAG CAAACGGCACCGAAGCTGATTTATCGTGTTTTGACACTTTGGGAGTTCCGTTTATCTCGTTAAAGCTCTTACGACTAGTGGACGTTCTTTCTAATTTTAG GGCACAACCGGATATGAAATGTATAATATTTGTGAATAGAATCATAACAGCGAGAACATTGGCACGTGTCCTTAAACAACTTAGGATTTTGTCAGCTTGGAGGTGCAGTTACCTGGTAGGGGTCCACTCATCCGTCAAGAGTATGTCACGGAAAACAACAAACGCTATTCTTGAGAAGTTTCGCTCTGGTGAG CTGAATTTGTTAGTAGCAACTAGGGTGGGTGAAGAAGGACTTGATATCCAAACATGTTGCCTTGTAATAAGATTCGATCTTCCTGAAACCGTTGCTAGTTATATACAATCAAGAGGTCGTGCACGCATGCCACAATCTGAATATGCCTTTTTGGTGAACAG AGCAAATGATAAGGAGCTGAAGTTGGTAGAGAATTTTCAAAAGGAGGAAACACAAATGAATAATGAGATATCGTCACGAACATCTACTGTTGAATGTGTTGAGTTTAAGGAGAAAACATATAAAGTAGATTCAACGGGTGCCATTATTAGTTCTACATCTAGTGTTTCGTTACTTCATCGATATTGCTCAAAGCTTCCACATGACGA ATTCTTTAACCCTAAGCCAAGGCTTTATTACACTAATCATGATGAGGGTATATTTTGCTCCATAGTTCTTCCTGCTAATGCTCCTATTCACGAAATCCTAGGTTTGCCCCAACCATCTATGGAGGAAGCAAAGAAAGATGCTTGTTTGAGAGCGTGTCAACAGTTACATGAATTGGGTGCCTTGACACACTATCTATTACCCGACGATGAAGTTGATGATGAAAATCAAGATTTTTCTGATTCAGATAGCGATGATG AGGAGAACTCGCGAAGAGAGCTACATGAGATGCGTGTACCATCTGCTTTACGGGAACCATGGATTAAAGAGGAACATAAAAAATTCGTTCTTAACTCGTATTTCATAAAATTTACTCCTTCGCCTGCTGATAGAGATTATCAAGATTTTGGTTTATTTATAAAGGCACGCATACCTCAAGAGGCAGAAAAAATGAAACTAGATCTCCATTTGGCTCGTGGTCGAAGCGTGTTGACAGAGATTGTTCCTTGTGGTGTTTCAGAGTTTATAGACAACGAG ATTGTCCTAGCGGAGAAATTTCAAGAGATGTGGCTGAAAGCTATAATAGACAAGTCAGAATTGACTATGGATTATGTTCGATTAGGCAAAGATGATGTCAGCAATATAGCCTCGACGTTTTACTTATTGCTACCCGTGATTGTTAATGAACACCAAAAATCAATTTCTGTGGACTGGAACCTCATTACTAAATGCTTATCATCACCAATTTTCAAAAATCCAGAAGATATTGTGCAAACGTCTTACATGAATAATTGTTTGCATCTCGCCAACGGGCCCACTCAGATCAATGACATATTACATAGTTTTGTATATGTCCCTTGCAAGGATACTTTTTTCTTTGTTTCAGAATTTCTTCCTGATCGAAATTCATTCAGCGTGTTTAAAGATGATAAAAGCTACATTAATCATTTTGCTGAAGT GTTCCAAATTATATTATTGCACCCGAACCAGCCTCTTTTGAAAGTAAAACAACTCTTTCGTTTAGACAATCTACTGAGGAAGAGAGGAAGTTCCG AACCACGCGAAAAGGAAGAGCATTTTGTGGAGTTACCTCCCGAAATGTGTGTACTGAAAATTATCGGGTTTTCGAAGGAAATTGGAAGTGCGCTGTCTTTATTGCCGTCCGTTATACACCGATTAGAAAGCTTTCTTGTTGCAATTGAATTGAGACATAGGTTATCTGCTTCATTCTCTGAAGGGTCCGAAGTTTCTGTAGATCGT ATTCTTGAAGCACTTACAACCGAGAGATGCAATGAGCGGTTTTCTCTTGAGAGGCTTGAGGTTTTGGGTGATGCTTTTCTTAAGTTTGCAGTTGGACGACACCTTTTCCTATTAAACCACGCCCTCGATGAAGGACAACTTACTCGGAAACGTTCAAATATGGTTAACAATTCCCATTTATTCAAGCTGGCGGTATTCAACAATTTGCAT GTATATATACGTGATCAACCATTTGAGCCGTCCCATTTTTATCCCTTTGGTCGAAGATGTTCGGTGATATGTAACGATAACACGAGACTGAACATCCATTCTTCGCACGAAAGCAATTTAAAGACTGGTGCAAACATGGAAGTTAGATGCAATAAAGGCCATCATTGGCTACAAAAGAAAACCGTAGCAGACATTGTTGAAGCTCTTGTAGGAGCGTTTATAGTTGATAGCGGTTTTAAAGCCGCAATCGCGTTTCTAAAATGGATTGGTATTCCAGTTGACTTTAAAGATTCCCATGTTGCTAACATGTGCGCTTCAAGCACGGACTTTATTTCTTTGAGTGCGCAAATTGACATTCCTACCCTTGAAGGCCTTTTAGGGTATCAGTTTCAACATAAAGGCCTTCTCTTACAGGCGTTCTTACATCCATCTTACCATAATAATTGCGGTGGCTGCTATCAG AGATTGGAGTTTCTTGGAGACGCGGTATTGGATTACTTGATCACATCTTATCTTTATTCGGTGTATCCGAACTTAAAGCCGGGTCAGTTGACCGATCTAAGATCCTTATCAGTCAACAATAATTCCTTCGCTGGTATAGCTGTTAATAGATCGTTCTACAAGTTTATGCTATGCGATTCTAGTAATTTGATTCAGTCAATGAATAAGTACGCCGAATTCTTTAAGACTTGTTCGTCAAAAGACGGTTTGGTTGAAACTGTACCATGTCCTAAG GCTCTTGGTGATTTGGTGGAATCGTGTGTTGGTGCGATTCTTCTTGATTCGGGATTCAATTTGGATTTAGTTTGGAAGATAATGATCTCGTTTTTGGATCCCGTCATGAAGTTTTCAGCATTGCAGCTTAATCCCATAAGAGAACTTCAAGAACTTTGCCAGTTTTATAATTGGGAATTGACGTTTCCATCGGTTAAGAAAGATAAAACGTTTACGGTTGAAGCAATCGTTGACGGAAAAGAAGTTTGTGAGAGTGCTTGTGCTTCCAATTTTAACAAAAAAACCGCCAAGAGAATTGCGTGTCAGAAATTGTATTTGTCATTGAAG GAAAAAGGTTACAAAACAAAGATGAAATCTTTGGAGGAAGTTCTGGAAGTCAGCCAAAAGATGGAAGCGAAATTAATCGGATACGATGAAACACCAACAGATGTAGTTGTTTCACTTGCCAACCAACTTAAAGACGTTAACGCAACTGAACTTAGAAGCGTTTCTCGAAAAGCGCATGCCGGTTCTGAAAATTCTATACAAAGTTGTAGCGGTGTTAGACGTATGGTGCAGCCGATGCCTGAATGCAGTTCTTCAAATGGCAGTGCTAATAGcaatttacaagcaccagcagGTTTAA GTGATGCGTTGCGTAAATCATCAGCAAAATCACATCTGTATGAAATATGTGCTGTCAACTGTTGGAAACCCCCATTGTTTGAATGTTTTGACGAAATAGGACCCGCACACCTCAAACA GTTTGCATTTAGAGTGAGTATGACAATCGAAGAAGCTTCAAATACAGTTTTGGAGTGTATTGGAGATCATCGAGCTAAGAAGAAAGATGCTGCTGAGTTTGCCGCTCATGGGTTGATTTGGTACTTGAAGCAAAATGGGTATCTACAAAAGTAG